One genomic region from Lineus longissimus chromosome 6, tnLinLong1.2, whole genome shotgun sequence encodes:
- the LOC135489949 gene encoding uncharacterized protein LOC135489949, with product MPNHKKSDEKKIRDRRKKMDKRKDKRIESFKKKKIEKIKETVELVKLKKQVEDSTRKINGLKAQLWSRNPPPQLHATTNERNSHGPCTRTSTPNMCKKGVSGYHRSGLGTVSVSQPCFLKKSNEVPNLPTTTKLSKDVIETLLVDGQQVLLGRGSFGCVSLGKMKYLCTVVAIKELLAPNDSLDELVREARIMQLLLQSPFFPYVYGTMDTRSSLVMEFVGEEFVEGAVTRYRSRTLHDFLSGTLQENDRQHLPKMCLNIAEGIEFMHKKGILHNDLKENNVLLGVCHQEVGYFPKICDFGKATSVQNPKVYNIKQGTKKHGIYDKYRHLAHELRNFQGQGSQKPTAMDKLKHCIECNEEFPTRSFQRHKYKCYDFEKRTWKAHDANSVEGHQQPGSSRTSDLRYNHIDDVNSSDSEVDSVVVDDIVMEDLDEAAYMSDASTDVQEEVVMSSATNDDDGNNPGKPDWSDMESELDENDPVDTDGDTDAEDNPDIEAVDSDDEEDFRLQGKPVASKVTQLRKVAASAIRFSLVV from the exons ATGCCCAATCATAAAAAGTCCGATGAAAAAAAGATTCGAGATCGTCGGAAGAAGATGGATAAAAGAAAAGACAAACGGATAGAGAGTtttaagaaaaagaagattgaaAAGATAAAAGAGACTGTCGAACTTGTCAAGCTAAAGAAGCAAGTTGAAGATTCAACAAGAAAAATTAACGGACTGAAAGCCCAACTGTGGTCTCGCAATCCACCTCCTCAGTTGCATGCTACAACGAATGAGAGGAATAGTCATGGTCCTTGTACTAGAACTTCAACTCCTAATATGTGTAAGAAAGGAGTCAGTGGTTATCATCGAAGTGGATTAGGGACTGTTAGTGTcagtcagccatgttttttaaagaaaagtAATGAAGTGCCAAATCTTCCAACCACAACAAAACTCTCCAAAGATGTAATAGAAACCTTGTTGGTTGATGGTCAGCAAGTTCTGTTGGGACGTGGCTCATTTGGTTGTGTGTCTCTGGGGAAAATGAAATACTTGTGTACAGTTGTCGCTATCAAAGAGTTACTTGCGCCAAATGACTCTTTGGATGAGCTAGTCAGAGAGGCTCGTATCATGCAACTGCTCTTGCAGAGCCCTTTTTTCCCGTATGTTTATGGGACTATGGATACACGTAGTTCACTTGTGATGGAATTCGTAGGGGAGGAATTTGTGGAAGGAGCGGTCACGCGTTATCGGTCAAGAACCCTGCATGATTTTCTTAGTGGAACTCTTCAAGAAAATGACAGGCAACATCTACCAAAAATGTGTCTTAATATTGCAGAAGGCATTGAATTCATGCATAAGAAAGGCATACTCCACAATGACCTCAAAGAGAACAATGTGCTCCTTGGCGTATGCCATCAAGAGGTGGGATACTTTCCAAAAATATGTGATTTTGGGAAGGCAACATCTGTACAGAATCCAAAGGTGTACAACATTAAACAAGGAACAAAGAAACATGGGATATATGATAAATATCGCCACTTAGCGCATGAACTGCGGAATTTCCAGGGTCAAGGCAGTCAAAAGCCA ACAGCAATGGATAAATTAAAACATTGTATAGAATGCAACGAAGAATTTCCTACACGTTCATTTCAACGACACAAGTACAAATGCTACGACTTCGAGAAACGAACCTGGAAAGCACATGATGCAAATAGCGTGGAAGGACATCAACAACCTGGCAGTTCAAGAACTTCAGATCTGAGATATAAtcatatcgatgacgtcaattcaTCAGACTCCGAAGTTGATAGTGTCGTGGTAGATGATATTG TTATGGAAGACCTTGACGAAGCAGCCTATATGAGTGATGCCTCAACTGATGTTCAAGAAGAAGTGGTGATGTCTTCTGCtactaatgatgatgatgggaaCAATCCTGGCAAGCCTGATTGG TCTGACATGGAATCAgaattggatgaaaatgacCCTGTAGACACTGATGGCGACACTGATGCAGAAGACAACCCTGATATTGAAGCTGTAGAttctgatgatgaagaggacTTTCGA CTGCAAGGAAAGCCTGTGGCTTCAAAAGTCACTCAGCTGAGAAAGGTTGCAGCAAGTGCTATAAGGTTTTCCCTGGTGGTTTAG
- the LOC135489509 gene encoding uncharacterized protein LOC135489509 gives MANNQVPNDLILVLERSIAESQRQREDNRKIMDLLDKERSVNVEMRKELEERTPPPKTSRKSLSFRSPRNRPKDLDIPRSCRRRVRSVYKELETTNEDFVGFDLTQRLDSTHNQAISSRVLRAVKDACPAGEQLPTEIIEAALRCKFKSDRDSHNRTQKGLSLEHARRCRRQGRMREKLNKMSMALSKAKSPPWEPEELEEAEIILSLPELLSSEESDVEVEDGKERKFLVVKRLPWERTKVKNIKKKLRRINELSLSPLQKAMALEGRRDVPNVISKRPAPAQAPDWAVRHI, from the exons ATGGCTAACAATCAAGTTCCAAACGACCTTATCCTGGTGCTGGAGCGATCAATTGCTGAAAGCCAGCGGCAGAGGGAAGATAATCGGAAGATTATGGATCTACTCGACAAGGAGCGTAGCGTCAATGTAGAAATGAGAAAGGAGCTCGAAGAGAGAACCCCTCCTCCAAAAACAAGTAGGAAAAGCCTGTCATTTCGAAGCCCTAGAAATCGGCCAAAAGATTTAGATATTCCAAGGAGTTGCCGT cgcAGGGTGAGAAGTGTGTACAAGGAGCTTGAAACTACAAATGAAGACTTCGTTGGGTTCGACTTAACTCAGAG gtTAGATTCTACACATAATCAGGCCATTAGTTCCAGGGTATTGCGAGCCGTTAAGGATGCTTGCCCAGCTGGGGAACAGCTGCCCACGGAAATTATTGAAG CTGCACTCCGGTGTAAATTCAAAAGTGACAGGGACTCCCATAATAGGACGCAAAAAGGGCTGTCATTAGAGCATGCAAGGAGATGCAGACGCCAGGGGAGGATGCGTGAG AAATTAAACAAAATGTCAATGGCCCTTTCAAAGGCTAAATCACCACCATGGGAACCGGAGGAACTTGAGGAGGCAGAAATCATACTGAGTCTCCCAGAACTTCTAAGCTCGGAGGAATCCGACGTCGAAGTAGAGGATGGCAAAGAACGAAAATTCCTGGTTGTCAAGCGTCTCCCTTGGGAGAGAACGAAAGTCAAGAACATAAAGAAAAAACTGAGGAGGATCAATGAGCTCTCCCTGTCGCCCCTCCAGAAGGCAATGGCCCTGGAGGGGCGACGGGACGTGCCAAATGTCATTTCAAAACGTCCGGCACCAGCGCAGGCCCCAGACTGGGCAGTCCGACATATCTAG